ATAGCCGGACGCCGACCACACCGCCAGCGCCAGGCCGACGATCGCCATGACCGAGCCGGTACCGGACTGGTCCTGCAACTGCTGCACAGCCCGGGTGATGATGTCGCGGGCCGAGCCGGGGGTGAGCTGCCTGAGGTTGTCCAGCACGGTGTCCGTGGCCGACCTGCCCGCGATGCCCAGCAGGGACACGAGCACCAGCAGGGCCGGGAACAGCGACAGCACTCCGTAGTACGTCAGGGCCGCGGCGCGATCGGCGAGTTCGTCGTTCTTGAACTCGCGCAGGCTGCCCTTGAGCACGGCCACCCACGCCTTCGCGGGCAGCTTGGCCGGCGAGTCCGGCGCCCGTCGCTCCACCTCGGGGGGCGGTCCGAACCGCTCCTCGTCGGTGTCGGGGGCGGTGACGCCGCGTTCCGTCTCGTCACCGGGAGCGTCCCGCACCGACCGGGAGTGCCGCTCACCGTTCCCGTGCCCGAGGTTCTGCCGTTCGCTCATGGCCGCCGGGTAACCATCCAGGTCGAGCTCATGTGTGGCCGGCCATCACCGCCAACCTTTGGCCATGGATATCCTCTGTCGATGTCCCATGAGTCTGTGCGCGCGGGAGTCGCTCTCGCCGGTGTGATGGCGCACTGCGGCGGAAGCCCGGTCGATGCCGTGAGGATGCTGGTGGGGGCCGTCGCCTCGGCGCCGGCGGCTGCGGAGCCCTATGAGGTGCTCGCCGAGTTGTGGCGAGAGCGACGTTCGCAGGTCAAGGCGGGGCTCGCGGGCGACGGCTCCGTGAGCACGGTGCCGGCCCAGGCCTATTTCTTCTTTCTCGACGGAGCGATGGACGACGCGGTGATGACCCTCGGCTCGGTCACCGGGGTGCGGCCCGACGTGGCGTGGGGCGCGGCGCCCTGGTTCGGCGACGCACGCCTGCTCGGTGGGGTGAGTGCCGGGGCGCTGGCCGAGGCCTGTCTGCGGACGTTGGACTACGGCCACGACCTGGATTCCGAGGAGATGCGTGCCCGGTTCGCGCCCTGGTTCCGGGCCGTCGACGTCGTGTCCGCACGCAGCCCCGTGCCTGAGTCGCTGGCCGCCATGGCCCGGCTGCCGCGCGCCTGTGGCCGTCATGATCTGTCGTTCGCCCTGTGCGACCGCGCCGACACCGCCGGGCCCTCGATGTGGACCGAGGTCGCACGAGCGGGCACCTGGCGTGCGACGGGTGACCTGGACCGGGCCGCGTCGGCTTTCGAACGTGCCCTGGCCCTGGAACCCGGCAACTGGTCGCTCTACCTGGACCTCGCCGACGTACGTGCCGAACTGGGCGACTTCGCCGCGGCCGTGGGCCGGGTGGAACAGGGGCTGGCGCTCGCGCCCGGCGAGGTCTCCCTCCGTGCCGCGCGCGCCGCCTATCGCGCGCGCCTGTCCGGCTCGCCGGAGGATCTGCGGGCCCTGATCCTGATGGCGCCGGAACTCACCGCCACCGGCTACCGCGCCCTGCTGTTCGACTACGCGTGCGCGGGCGAGGGACTGCCCCGCCACCTGGTGGCCGAAGCCCGCCGGGCACGCGAGAGCTGAACACGCCTGCGGCCGGCGCGACGCCGCGTGCAGGAGAGGCTGCCGAAGGACCGGCGCCTTGTCATCCGGGGATGAAATTCCGTTCCGGAGGACTCAACTCCCCCACAGCCCCCAGTAATTCGCTCAAACATTCGTCGCGGCGCTGCCATATTCGACAACCACTTCGGAGGTGGTTGTGACCAAAGAGGCGACGACATCCGGCCCGCCGCAGGCAGTTGCGCACGTTCCGCCCGGTACCGCGGAGCGGATCACCGACCTGACCCGCCGCCGCGAGCGGGCGCTGACGGTGGAAGGGGCGCGCAGGCGCGGGGAGTTCGGGGCCCGGGAGCGGATCGAGCGGCTGGTGGACAAGGGGTCCTTCACCGAGACCGGGCTGTTCGTGCGGGCCCGGCCGAACGGGGGTGACGACCGGCGTCCCTACGGCGACGGGGTCGTCACCGGGTTCGGCACTGTCGACGGGCGCCGAGTGTGCGTGTTCGCCCAGGACTCCGCCGTGTTCGGCGGCAGCATGGGCGAGGCGTTCGGCGAGAAGACCCTCGCCCTGATGGATCTCGCTCTGCGGACGGGCTGTCCGGTCGTCGGGCTCAATGACGGGGGCGGTGCCCGTATCCAGGAAGGCGTCACCTCCCTCGCCCTCTACGCCGAACTGGTGCGCCGCAACGTCCAGGCGTCCGGGGTGATTCCACAGATCTCGGTCGTGCTCGGCCCGTGCGCGGGCGGCGCCGCCTACTCGCCCGCGATCACCGACTTCACGGTCATGGTGGACGGCGCCTCGCACATGTTCGTCACCGGCCCCGACGTCATCGAGGCCGTCACCGGCGAGCGCGCCACCGCCGAGGAGCTGGGCGGCGCCCGCACCAGCAACGCCGTGAACGGCAACGCACACTTCCTCGCCGCCGACGAGGACGACGCCCTGGACGTCGTACGCGATCTGCTCTCCTACCTTCCGGCCAACAACCTGGAGCCCCCACCGGCCTACGCGCCCGGCGACGCCCCCGCCGGGGACCTGCTCGACACCGTCGTGCCGGATCGGCTCGGGCAGGCGTACGACATGCGCGCGATCCTGCGGGCGGTGGTCGACGACGGTGAACTGCTGGACGTGCAGGAGCTGTTCGCGCCGAACATCGTGTGCGCACTGGCACGGATCGAGGGAAGGTCGGTCGGTGTCGTCGCCAATCAGCCGCTGCACTTCGCCGGGGTCCTCGACATCGACGCCTCCGAGAAGGCCGCCCGGTTCGTACGGTTCTGCGACGCGTTCGGCATTCCGCTGCTCACGTTCGCCGACGTCCCCGGCTATCTGTCC
This DNA window, taken from Streptomyces sp. NBC_00663, encodes the following:
- a CDS encoding tetratricopeptide repeat protein, which encodes MSHESVRAGVALAGVMAHCGGSPVDAVRMLVGAVASAPAAAEPYEVLAELWRERRSQVKAGLAGDGSVSTVPAQAYFFFLDGAMDDAVMTLGSVTGVRPDVAWGAAPWFGDARLLGGVSAGALAEACLRTLDYGHDLDSEEMRARFAPWFRAVDVVSARSPVPESLAAMARLPRACGRHDLSFALCDRADTAGPSMWTEVARAGTWRATGDLDRAASAFERALALEPGNWSLYLDLADVRAELGDFAAAVGRVEQGLALAPGEVSLRAARAAYRARLSGSPEDLRALILMAPELTATGYRALLFDYACAGEGLPRHLVAEARRARES
- a CDS encoding acyl-CoA carboxylase subunit beta — encoded protein: MTKEATTSGPPQAVAHVPPGTAERITDLTRRRERALTVEGARRRGEFGARERIERLVDKGSFTETGLFVRARPNGGDDRRPYGDGVVTGFGTVDGRRVCVFAQDSAVFGGSMGEAFGEKTLALMDLALRTGCPVVGLNDGGGARIQEGVTSLALYAELVRRNVQASGVIPQISVVLGPCAGGAAYSPAITDFTVMVDGASHMFVTGPDVIEAVTGERATAEELGGARTSNAVNGNAHFLAADEDDALDVVRDLLSYLPANNLEPPPAYAPGDAPAGDLLDTVVPDRLGQAYDMRAILRAVVDDGELLDVQELFAPNIVCALARIEGRSVGVVANQPLHFAGVLDIDASEKAARFVRFCDAFGIPLLTFADVPGYLSGVRQERGGIIRRGAKLLYAYAEATVPKVTVVVRKAYGGGYAVMGSKHLGADINLAWPSARIAVMGAEGAVGLLHRRELAAADDPEALRARLVAAYEGTHGTPYLAAERGYVDAVIAPRDTRDHICRALAALHGKRAPLPQRRHGNIPL